The Pyrus communis chromosome 2, drPyrComm1.1, whole genome shotgun sequence genome includes a window with the following:
- the LOC137725894 gene encoding protein PIGMENT DEFECTIVE 338, chloroplastic — protein MLLLAHPCKSLSFPDSSLHLDNFNSQTSASAKPSSYSSFSPIGLSKSLKLCRNFPVWGSTRITFCSRSQVYDIFPSTPLGNKSEGDGVVENEELELLDKPSPVPISNGSALEVDKDSEKPDEESEMVDKDEALAPFLKFFAPRDSADGEEVEEKGGEVGVFEEESELDGDNEEAEKVNVEYYEPKPGDFVVGIVVSGNENKLDVNVGADLLGTMLTKEVLPLYDKEMDYLLCDTNYDAEEFMVRGKMGIVKNEAVMGGPVPGGPVVETGTVLFAEVLGRTLSGRPLLSTRRLFRRIAWHRVRQIKQLNEPIEVRITEWNTGGLLTRIEGLRAFLPKTELMSKVNNFTELRENVGCRMHVQITRIDEAKNDLVLSEKEAWELLYLKEGTLLEGTVKKIFPYGAQVRIGETNRSGLLHISNITRARITSVSDILKVNEKLKVLVVKSMFPDKISLSIADLESEPGLFLSNREKLFSEAQMMAKKYRQKLPAVLTNRMSGSPENDALPFHKLSMYANWKWFKFEK, from the exons ATGCTTCTCCTTGCTCACCCCTGTAAGTCTCTCTCCTTCCCCGACTCGTCACTTCATCTCGACAATTTCAACTCACAAACCTCAGCGTCTGCAAAACCTTCAAGTTATAGCTCCTTTTCCCCAATTGGGTTGTCGAAAAGTCTGAAACTTTGTAGGAATTTTCCCGTCTGGGGAAGTACCCGTATTACGTTTTGCTCTAGGAGTCAGGTGTATGATATTTTTCCAAGTACCCCTTTGGGGAACAAGTCTGAAGGGGATGGGGTTGTAGAGAATGAAGAGCTTGAGCTGCTGGATAAGCCTTCCCCTGTACCTATAAGTAATGGGTCTGCTTTGGAAGTGGATAAAGATTCCGAAAAACCGGATGAAGAATCGGAAATGGTTGATAAAGACGAGGCATTGGCGCCTTTCTTGAAGTTTTTCGCTCCGAGAGATAGTGCGGATGGAGAGGAAGTGGAAGAAAAGGGAGGGGAGGTTGGAGTTTTCGAGGAAGAAAGTGAATTGGATGGTGATAATGAGGAGGCTGAGAAGGTTAATGTGGAGTACTATGAACCGAAACCGGGTGATTTTGTGGTTGGAATTGTTGTTTCAGGCAACGAGAATAAACTTGACGTGAATGTCGGAGCAGACTTGTTGGGTACAATGCTGACTAAGGAAGTACTGCCTTTGTATGACAAAGAGATGGATTACTTGTTATGTGATACGAATTATGACGCCGAGGAGTTTATGGTTAGAGGGAAGATGGGAATTGTGAAAAATGAAGCTGTGATGGGGGGACCTGTGCCGGGAGGGCCCGTTGTTGAAACCGGAACTGTTTTGTTTGCTGAGGTTCTTGGAAGAACGCTCAGCGGTAGGCCTTTGCTTTCAACTAGACGGCTCTTCAGGCGAATTGCTTGGCACCGAGTGAGGCAG ATAAAACAACTCAATGAACCTATTGAAGTTAGAATTACAGAATGGAATACTGGAGGCCTTCTGACAAGAATCGAG GGCCTGCGAGCTTTCCTTCCAAAAACTGAGTTAATGAGTAAAGTGAACAACTTCACTGAATTGAGAGAGAAT GTGGGTTGCCGGATGCATGTGCAGATTACTCGAATAGACGAAGCTAAGAATGACTTAGTTTTGAGTGAGAAAGAAGCTTGG GAACTGTTATACCTTAAGGAGGGAACACTTTTGGAAGGAACTGTCAAGAAAATCTTTCCATATGGAGCCCAAGTGAGGATAGGAGAAACAAACAGGAG TGGCTTGTTGCATATATCAAACATCACTCGTGCTCGAATTACCTCAGTCAGTGACATACTTAAGGTTAATGAGAAGCTCAAAGTTCTGGTTGTGAAGTCGATGTTTCCTGACAAAATATCTCTCAG CATTGCTGACCTTGAAAGTGAGCCTGGCCTCTTTTTGTCGAACAGAGAG AAATTATTTTCGGAGGCTCAAATGATGGCAAAGAAGTATAGGCAAAAGCTGCCTGCTGTTCTTACCAACCGCATGTCAGGATCCCCTGAAAACGATGCTCTGCCATTTCACAAATTAAGCATGTATGCAAACTGGAAGTGGTTCAAATTCGAAAAGTAA